The Arthrobacter sp. D5-1 genome segment ACATTGGTGGTTCCGGCTCGGCACTTGAGGAGACACCATGAACTCGACGACGGAACAGGCTCCGGCATTGCCCGAAGCCCGCCGGGTCGCGGCGCCGGCACGGGGGAGCGCCCCTGGGGTCGGATCAAAGAAGCGGAAACGGAGCAAGCCTCCGCAGCAGAGCTTCCGGTCCCGCCTGCGACGCGACAAGCAGATGCTGCTCATGATGGTCCCGGGTGTGGCCTTCCTGCTGCTCTTCTTCTACATCCCCATCCTGGGCAACGTCATCGCGTTCCAGGACTACCAGCCGTACTTGGGCATCGGCGACAGCTTGTGGGTTGGCTGGCAGAACTTCGTGGATCTGTTCGGGAATCCGGATTTCATCCATGCGTTCTGGAACACCCTGTATCTGGCCGCCTGGCAGTTGGTCTTCCTTTTCCCGGTGCCGCTGGTGCTGGCGCTGATTGTTGATTCACTCATCAGCACGCGGGTCCGTCGCATCTTCCAGAGCATCGCCTACCTGCCGCACTTCCTTTCCTGGGTGCTTGTCATCGCGTTCTTCCAGCAGATGTTGGGCGGCGCTGGTTTCGTCAACAACCTGCTGAGGGACTGGGGCATGGATCCCATTCCCTTCATGACCAACCCGGAAACCTTCCCCGTCATGGTGGTCGTCCAGATGATCTGGAAAGACGCCGGCTGGGCAATGATCATCTTCCTGGCAGCCCTGGCAAGCATCGACGCTTCGCTCTACGAAGCTGCGGCGGCTGATGGCGCCGGGCGCTGGCGCCGGATGTGGCACATCACCCTTCCCGGGTTGAGGCCCGTGATCGTGCTCCTGTTGATCCTGCGCATCGGCGACATCCTCTCTGTCGGATTTGAACAGTTCATCCTCCAGCGCGACGCTGTGGGCGCCGGGGCGGCAGAAGTGCTGGACACCTTCACCTACTACACCGGCGTAGTAGGAGGCGGCTGGAGCTCAGGTGCTGCAGCCGGCCTCGCCAAGGGCGTGGTCAGCGCGCTGCTGATCTATGGCGCCAACAAACTTGCCCACCGCTTCGGCGAAGACGGAATCTTCGCAAAACAAGTGCGCTGACAGCCACGCTGACCCGCGCGCCTGCCGCACAAGGAGAACCCCATGGCAACAACACTTTTCACCAGGAAACCCCGGGAGCTTAGCTACAACCCCAAGCGCCCGGTGTGGAAGGAGAAGCCTTCCGCCCTATACCAAACGATCAAAGCGATAGTCCTGGTCGTCTTCAGCTTGTCCATCCTCACGCCCATCCTGCTGGTGGTGTCGACATCCCTCGCTGACACCGAACAACTGGTGAAGGCAGGCGGTTTCGTCCTCTGGCCCGAGCGTCCCACGCTGGAGGCCTACGCCACTATCTTCAAAGGGCCCATGGTGCTGCAATCGCTCGGCGTCAGCATGCTGGTCACCGCGGTGGGCACCATCCTGGCCCTGTTCGTGACCATCACCATGGCCTACGCCACCAGCCGCACCGTGCTCTTTGGCCGTCCCGTGATTCTCGCTGTGCTGTTTACGCTCCTGTTTGCGCCTGGCCTGATCCCGTCGTTCCTGATGATCCGTCAACTCGGGCTGCTCGATTCTTTGTGGTCGCTGATCCTCCCGGGCATCTTTGGAGCCTTCAACTTTGTGGTGATGCGATCGTTCTTCATGAACATCCCGGGCGAACTGATCGAAAGCGCCAGGATCGATGGCGCCAACGACTGGCAAATTCTGTGGCGCATCGTGATGCCACTGTCCAAAGCAGTGATCGCCGTCGTCGGACTGTTCTACGCCGTCGGGTTCTGGAACTCCTTCTTCAACGCCCTGCTCTACATCAACGACCACAGCAAGTGGCCCATCCAATTGCTGCTCCGCAACTTCGTGGTCCAGGGCAGTGGCGCGGCGGACCAACTGGGAATCACCACCACTCCGCCGCCGCAGTCCATCCAAATGGCCGTCGTTGTCGTGGCATTGGTCCCGATCCTGATGGTCTACCCGTTCCTCCAGAAGCACTTTGCCAAGGGCGTCATCACCGGCGCAGTCAAGGGCTAGCTCCCTCCCAGGATCCAGAAAAACCCAACGCACTCAAACCTCAGAGAAAAGCAAGTAACCAGAAAGGGTTATGCCATGACAAGCACTACCTCCCAGGCTGGATTCAGCCGCCGCGGTTTCCTTGGCCTCGCTGGCTTGGCCGTGACCGCCGCAGGCTTGTCCGCATGCGGTGGTGGCGGAACCGCGAGCAACGGTGGCGCCGCTGCCTCCGCGTCGGTCAAGTTGCCCACGTACAAGGAATTCACCGGCGTCACCCCGGACATCGCGGGCAACGCCAAAGGCCTCCAAGCCGGCTACTTCAAGCTGCCCACCGCTGTGCAGTCCGTGAAGACGCCGCCGCTCAAGGGCAAGGTGACCGGCCTGACCGAAACCTTCGACACTATGAGCCCCGGCCTGAAGGACAACCCCTTCTGGCAGAGGCTCAATGCCAAGCTCGGCGGGGACCTGGAGCTCCAGATCGCCGAAGACATCGGAGACGG includes the following:
- a CDS encoding ABC transporter permease subunit — encoded protein: MNSTTEQAPALPEARRVAAPARGSAPGVGSKKRKRSKPPQQSFRSRLRRDKQMLLMMVPGVAFLLLFFYIPILGNVIAFQDYQPYLGIGDSLWVGWQNFVDLFGNPDFIHAFWNTLYLAAWQLVFLFPVPLVLALIVDSLISTRVRRIFQSIAYLPHFLSWVLVIAFFQQMLGGAGFVNNLLRDWGMDPIPFMTNPETFPVMVVVQMIWKDAGWAMIIFLAALASIDASLYEAAAADGAGRWRRMWHITLPGLRPVIVLLLILRIGDILSVGFEQFILQRDAVGAGAAEVLDTFTYYTGVVGGGWSSGAAAGLAKGVVSALLIYGANKLAHRFGEDGIFAKQVR
- a CDS encoding carbohydrate ABC transporter permease translates to MATTLFTRKPRELSYNPKRPVWKEKPSALYQTIKAIVLVVFSLSILTPILLVVSTSLADTEQLVKAGGFVLWPERPTLEAYATIFKGPMVLQSLGVSMLVTAVGTILALFVTITMAYATSRTVLFGRPVILAVLFTLLFAPGLIPSFLMIRQLGLLDSLWSLILPGIFGAFNFVVMRSFFMNIPGELIESARIDGANDWQILWRIVMPLSKAVIAVVGLFYAVGFWNSFFNALLYINDHSKWPIQLLLRNFVVQGSGAADQLGITTTPPPQSIQMAVVVVALVPILMVYPFLQKHFAKGVITGAVKG